In Legionella cardiaca, a genomic segment contains:
- a CDS encoding bifunctional diguanylate cyclase/phosphodiesterase: MRRQEISYEKVASAAETVKQQGKEPSLTNICEELGILSFTPELSSLLEKWYHNQPEFQRSIKVPLSDNIKIETSEILEKNLELEKSLSLLRATLESTADGIMMVNGKGQVVDWNQKFVEMWRIPSYMLESGTESIGFEYILEQLSNPAAVVADVQYLYENPEWQGELPLLHFKDGRIFERYTQPQRVGSEIVGRVYSFRDITQKLMADDELRIRERAIEASTHGVAIIDITKAEQPIIYVNKSFERITGYSEKQIVGQNISQIIGSKVDQVNQKRIDLAIREQREETVELESYRRNGEMYWSELSVAPVSDSFGKIRHFIGIINDITQRREMEKQLVRQATHDSLTELPNRVLLMDRVEQAILQAKKKKSLLAFLFLDLDRFKMTNDTLGHSIGDKLLQAVSNRLLIATNDFDTVARLGGDEFVILLPDLSTEVQAQQMAQEILHLIEKPFQIDQHSLKITGSIGISYYPKDGLDYESLMKNADLSMYHAKDSGRNSFRVFEQEMNRRVINRMQLDNALHDAMKRNEFYLVFQPLIDLKKHKILGFEALLRWNSHLLGQVSPVDFISMAEENGLIIDIGKWVLEEACNQTVKWHKEGFEDLTIAVNISGRQFRQSQLPKVISEVLKMTGLAAKYLELELTESLLVDDIEHAVETMYQLKDMGVKLVIDDFGTGYSSLSYLKQFPVDKLKIDRSFISELVNKENDAAIARAIINLGHSLNLEVLAEGVETELQKDFIIEHGCDYAQGYYFKPPNTPEALKDFLKKYPDF, encoded by the coding sequence ATGCGTAGGCAAGAAATAAGTTATGAAAAAGTTGCCTCTGCCGCTGAAACTGTGAAACAGCAGGGGAAGGAACCCTCTCTTACCAACATCTGTGAAGAGTTGGGTATTCTCTCATTTACTCCTGAATTATCTTCATTGCTGGAGAAATGGTACCACAATCAGCCTGAATTTCAGCGTTCGATTAAAGTACCTCTTTCTGATAATATTAAAATCGAAACCAGTGAAATTCTTGAGAAAAATCTGGAACTTGAAAAATCACTTTCTTTACTCCGTGCTACTTTAGAATCAACTGCTGATGGCATCATGATGGTAAATGGAAAAGGGCAAGTAGTTGATTGGAATCAAAAATTTGTTGAAATGTGGCGTATTCCTTCCTATATGCTTGAATCTGGCACTGAAAGTATTGGATTTGAATATATTCTTGAGCAACTAAGTAATCCTGCTGCCGTTGTTGCTGACGTTCAATATCTCTATGAAAATCCTGAGTGGCAAGGGGAGTTACCTTTATTGCACTTTAAAGATGGAAGAATTTTCGAACGCTATACTCAACCTCAACGCGTGGGGTCTGAAATTGTCGGACGCGTTTATAGTTTTCGTGATATTACACAAAAACTTATGGCAGATGATGAGTTGCGGATTCGTGAGAGGGCGATTGAGGCAAGTACGCATGGAGTAGCGATAATAGATATCACGAAGGCAGAACAGCCTATTATTTATGTTAATAAATCGTTTGAGCGCATTACAGGATACAGTGAAAAACAAATCGTTGGTCAAAATATTTCGCAAATTATAGGTAGTAAAGTTGATCAAGTTAACCAAAAACGGATTGATTTAGCTATACGCGAACAGCGAGAAGAAACGGTTGAGCTTGAAAGTTATCGGCGTAATGGCGAGATGTACTGGTCTGAGCTTAGTGTGGCTCCGGTGAGTGATTCCTTCGGTAAAATTAGACATTTTATCGGCATTATTAATGACATAACACAACGCCGTGAAATGGAAAAACAATTGGTTAGGCAGGCTACCCATGACTCTCTTACAGAGTTGCCCAATCGGGTTTTATTAATGGACAGGGTGGAACAGGCTATTTTACAGGCAAAGAAAAAGAAATCCTTGCTTGCTTTTCTATTCCTTGATTTAGATCGCTTTAAAATGACCAATGATACTTTGGGTCATAGTATTGGTGATAAGTTATTGCAAGCTGTTTCTAATCGTTTACTGATAGCAACGAATGACTTTGATACAGTGGCTCGGCTGGGAGGAGATGAGTTTGTTATTCTTCTTCCTGATCTCAGTACTGAAGTGCAAGCGCAGCAAATGGCACAAGAAATTCTGCATCTTATTGAGAAACCATTTCAGATTGACCAACACAGTTTAAAAATAACGGGTAGTATCGGTATTAGTTATTATCCAAAAGATGGTCTTGATTATGAATCCTTAATGAAAAATGCTGATTTATCAATGTATCACGCCAAAGACAGTGGTCGAAATAGCTTTCGAGTCTTTGAACAAGAAATGAATAGACGTGTTATCAATCGCATGCAACTTGATAATGCTTTGCATGATGCAATGAAGCGGAATGAATTTTATTTGGTTTTTCAACCACTAATTGATTTAAAAAAGCACAAAATCCTTGGCTTCGAAGCTTTATTACGATGGAACAGTCATTTATTAGGCCAGGTTTCTCCTGTCGATTTTATTAGTATGGCTGAGGAAAATGGCTTAATCATTGATATCGGTAAGTGGGTATTAGAGGAAGCCTGTAATCAAACCGTGAAATGGCATAAAGAGGGGTTTGAAGATTTAACGATCGCTGTCAATATTTCTGGTCGTCAATTTCGTCAAAGTCAACTACCTAAGGTCATTAGTGAGGTCTTAAAAATGACTGGATTAGCAGCGAAATATCTTGAGCTTGAGTTAACTGAAAGTTTATTGGTAGATGATATTGAGCATGCTGTAGAAACGATGTATCAATTAAAGGACATGGGCGTGAAGCTTGTTATCGATGATTTTGGTACAGGGTATTCCAGCCTGTCTTATCTGAAACAATTTCCTGTCGACAAATTAAAAATCGATCGCTCTTTTATTTCTGAGTTGGTAAACAAAGAAAATGATGCAGCAATTGCCAGAGCTATTATTAATTTAGGACATAGCTTAAATTTGGAAGTATTGGCAGAAGGTGTAGAAACAG